The following proteins come from a genomic window of Gossypium raimondii isolate GPD5lz chromosome 5, ASM2569854v1, whole genome shotgun sequence:
- the LOC105770179 gene encoding protein ALP1-like — translation MINGENYKRRREETFSDDEDSCSTDNEPKKKDLNGIITSLLLLEEQEKRDHEEQNEASNEEKSILESNHKRKTRTMLEFYTNLQDYYSEIDETDRVKRKKSRTMAASVAVAAVSQTENQSPNQQNKQSGSGQQRRLWVKDRSKAWWDDCNRPDYPEEEFKKAFRMSKSTFELICEELNSVIAKEDTTLRNAIPVKQRVAVCIWRLATGEPLRLVSKRFGLGISTCHKLVLEVCSAIRSVLMPKYLHWPEEDSLRKIKEEFEGISGIPNVVGSMYTTHIPIIAPKISVAAYFNKRHTERNQKTSYSITVQGVVDPRGVFTDVCIGWPGSMTDDQVLEKSALYQRANGGLLKGVWIVGSSGYPLMDWVLVPYTQQHLTWTQHAFNEKIGEIQKIAKEAFGRLKGRWCCLQKRTEVKLQDLPVVLGACCVLHNICEMMDEGIDPDLKFALADDEMVPEVALKSVSSMKARDAIAHNLLHHGLAGTAFL, via the coding sequence GTATTATCACTTCGCTACTGTTGCTTGAAGAGCAAGAAAAGCGAGACCATGAAGAGCAAAACGAAGCATCCAATGAAGAGAAATCGATCTTGGAGTCCAATCACAAGAGAAAAACTCGAACTATGCTCGAATTTTACACCAATCTCCAAGACTACTACTCCGAAATCGACGAAACCGACCGTGTGAAGCGGAAGAAGTCCCGAACCATGGCGGCATCCGTCGCTGTCGCTGCCGTTAGCCAAACGGAAAACCAATCACCCAACCAACAGAACAAACAATCCGGGTCGGGTCAGCAAAGGCGATTATGGGTAAAAGACAGATCGAAGGCTTGGTGGGACGACTGCAACCGACCCGATTACCCCGAAGAAGAATTCAAGAAGGCTTTCAGGATGAGCAAGTCAACCTTCGAGCTCATCTGCGAAGAACTCAACTCCGTTATCGCCAAAGAAGACACGACGTTACGGAACGCGATCCCCGTTAAGCAAAGAGTGGCGGTTTGCATTTGGCGGCTAGCCACAGGCGAACCGTTACGGCTCGTTTCGAAACGGTTCGGTTTAGGCATCTCGACGTGTCATAAGCTGGTCCTCGAAGTGTGTTCGGCAATACGCAGCGTTTTGATGCCGAAATACTTACACTGGCCAGAAGAGGATTCCTTgcggaaaataaaagaagagttCGAGGGCATTTCGGGGATACCAAACGTCGTCGGATCAATGTACACAACGCACATCCCGATTATCGCACCGAAAATAAGCGTGGCGGCGTATTTCAACAAGAGACACACGGAGCGGAACCAGAAAACCTCGTACTCGATAACCGTACAAGGCGTGGTCGATCCTAGGGGAGTTTTTACAGATGTTTGTATAGGGTGGCCGGGTTCGATGACCGATGATCAAGTGCTTGAAAAATCAGCTTTGTATCAAAGGGCAAATGGGGGATTACTAAAAGGAGTTTGGATTGTTGGGAGTTCAGGGTATCCATTAATGGATTGGGTTTTGGTTCCTTACACACAACAGCATTTGACTTGGACACAACATGCTTTCAATGAAAAGATTGGGGAGATTCAAAAGATTGCTAAGGAAGCATTTGGGAGACTTAAAGGGAGGTGGTGTTGTTTGCAGAAAAGGACAGAGGTTAAGTTACAGGATTTGCCTGTTGTGCTGGGAGCTTGTTGTGTTTTACATAATATTTGTGAAATGATGGATGAAGGGATCGACCCAGACTTGAAATTTGCGCTTGCTGATGATGAAATGGTCCCTGAAGTTGCTTTGAAATCGGTAAGTTCGATGAAAGCTAGAGATGCTATTGCTCATAATCTTTTACATCATGGTCTTGCTGGCACTGCTTTTCTGTAA